The Prodigiosinella aquatilis region CAGACGGCAGTGCATACCAATCGATAGCATTTTTGGCGCTTCTTCACCTTCGGCATACAACACATCAAAGCTGTCTTTCAGATAGGTAAAGAACTGGTCGCCGCTGTTAAAGCCCTGTGGAGAGGCAAAACGCATATCGTTGGTTTCCAGTGTATAAGGCACAATCAAGTGCGGCAGAGTCTCACCATCGGCGCGAGTCACCGGCATCCAGAACGGCAGATCATCGCCATAGTAATCACTGTCATACAGAAAACCACCCTGCTCGACCACCAGTTGACGGGTATTGGGGCTGTCGCGCCCGGTGTACCAGCCTAGCGGCGGCTGGCCAAATAGCGCAGTCAGCACTTCCACCGCCTGCCGCATATGCTGACGTTCAATGTCAATATCCATATCCTGATAGTGGATCCAGCGCCAACCGTGGCTTACCACATCGTAACCGGCAGATGTGATCGCCTCGACCACTGCCGGATTACGCACCAGCGCCATTGCCACGCCAAAAATGGTGAGTGGCAGTCCACGGCGCTGAAACTCCTGATGAATACGCCAGAAACCGGCTCGGGGGCCATATTCATATAACGAATCCATCGACATATGCCGCGCCGGATAACTGGCCGCACCAATGATATCGGAAAGAAACTGTTCAGACCCAGCATCACCATGCAACACATTATTTTCCGCACCTTCCTCGTAGTTCAGCACGAACTGCACCGCAATCCGCGCCTGTCCCGGCCAGTTGGCATGGGGCGGCTTACCGGCATAACCGATTAAATCCCGTGGATAATGGTCATCAAATCCCTCAGTCATCCACGTTGGTGATGTCTTCATTACGCTATTCCTCTATTTGCTGCGTTACTGTAACTGGCTGAATATGCCCGTCAGCGGTTTAGCGAGCGGATAATCAAGATCACCCCGTTTGCTGGTAGTCAGTCCCAGCGCCGCAAGTGACTCAAGCAACTTGATGGCGGCACTGACGCCATCGATCACCGGCATCCCCAGTTCCTGCGTCAGCTCCACGGCCAGATCGGCCATACCACCACAGCCCAGCACAATGGCGCCGGATCCATCTTGATGCATAGATTGTATACAAAGCTCTCGCACCCTTTGCTGCGCCAGACCCTGACCGTCTTCCAGCGCCAGAACCGGCAGATCGATGGCATGCAGTGCCGCGCAATGGTGTTCAAAACCGTAACGCTGTAATAAATGGCGGGCAATAATCAGCGTGCGCGGCAGCGTAGTGACGATGGAAAAACGCGTTGCCACCAGCGTTGCCATATGCATGGCCGCTTCTGCAATACCTATCACCGGGGCACTGGCCAGTTCCCGCGCAGCCAGCAAGCCCGGATCACCAAAACAGGCAATAACATGGCCATCAACGCCCTGTGCTTTTCCCTGTTTGATTTGTTCCAGCACCCCAATGGCCGCAATGGCTTCATCAAAGTGGCCCTCAATGGAAGGCGCCCCCTGCGAAGGACAGACCGCAATAATTTCGGTACCCATTGCAGCCACTCGCCGCGCCGCCGCGCCGATGGTTTCAGTCATCGCCAGGCTGGTGTTGGGGTTAATCACTTGAATGACACACGCATTCATGCCTTTTTCTCCCCGACATTGCCAAACAGACGGGCGAAATCCGGCACGTTTTCACTATCTTGATCAAAACGCAGGCTGGCAACGATATCGCTGAAATGCTGCTGCATCTCTACTGACAACGCCGGAACATCCCCTTGTCGCAACAGGTCCAGCAAAGTGTGATGATCATGGCAGCGGCAGCCCTGCTGCCAGGGTGCGCCATAGGCAGCAATCACCAGTGACGAACGCAGGGTAAGTTGCGACACCAAACCCGTCAGCACAGTATTGCCAGAGACCGCTTGCAGTTGAATGTGAAATGCGGCGGAGAGTCGTATGGCTTCCGGTCCATTCTGCGCCTGATGTGCCTGCTGTTCGGATTGCACCAACTTTTCCAGTGCCACCCGATGCGTGGGTTGGCAGTGCGCCACTACCTGTGGCAGGTTGGAACACTCCAGCAGACTGCGGGTCTGAAAGATCTCTCGCGCTTCGTCTACTGTGGGTGTGGCTACCTGTGCACCACGTTTGGGCGTTAACGTGATCATTTGCACTGTCGCAAGACGCTGTAATACTTTTCGAATCCCGGTACGGCTAACGTCAAATACGTCGGCCAGCGCCTCCTCCGGCAATTTCGTTCCTGGCAATAACTGATGCTCAACAATGGCATTCAGTAATGCGTGATAAATAACGTCATCTTTTTGTTGAAAAAACGTATCTCTTTCAAGTCCATAAGTCTGATTCATAGGTTTGTCCCGTCGCCACGTCATCGCTAAATCGTATACATAAAAATGACAAACTGTATACAAAAAATCTCTTTTTGGCCCAATTCCTGCAATATCCCATTACATACATCGAGATCATCTATTTCACGATCGCAGTCAACAGGAGCAGATTTCATGCCAGAAAATAATACGTTAGCCAATGACGCCCAGGCACATTACAGCCCCAGATTGTGTAATGAAGATCTGGCCCCGACGCGCGTCCAAAGCTGGTCCTGGTACAACATTTTTTCGTTCTGGATGTCGGATGTACACAGCATGGGAGGTTATGTGGTGGCCGCCAGCTTCTTCACGTTGGGTCTGGCCAGTTGGCAGGTTCTGTTATGCCTGCTGATAGGTATTTGTATCGTACAACTGTGCGCCAATCTGGTAGCCAAACCCAGCCAGATGAGCGGCGTACCTTATGCGGTAGTTTGCCGTCAGGCTTTTGGCGTGTTTGGCGCCAACATCCCGGCGGTTATTCGAGGTCTGATCGCCTTCGCCTGGTATGGCATTCAAACCTATCTGGCTGCCAACGCCTTGATGCTGGTGCTACTGAAGTTCTATCCGACCCTCACGCCACTAACGCAGAATCACTGGCTTGGCTTGTCGGCTCTGGGCTGGATCTGTTTTGGCATCATGTGGTTCCTGCAGGCAATGGTGTTCTGGCACGGCATGAGCGCTATCAAGCGCTTTATTGATGTCGCCGGTCCGGCGGTCTACATAGTGATGCTATCGCTGGCTGGTTGGATTATCTACAAAACCGGTCTGGAAAATATCTCTTTTACTCTCGCCAGCAAAACCCTCACTACCGGAGAACAGACATGGCAAATGATCACCGCGACCGCGCTGGTCGTCTCTTACTTCTCCGGTCCATTGCTGAACTTCGGCGATTTTGCCCGCTATGGCAAAAACATGCAGGAAATCCGACGCGGTAACCGCTGGGGTTTACCGTTTAACTTCTTGCTGTTTTCCATCGTTACCGTGGTGATTGTCTCCGGCACCCAGTCGCTGTTCGGACAGATGATTACCGACCCGATTGAAACGGTTAGTCGTGTAGGCAGTAGCGTAGCGGTAGCACTCGGCCTGCTGACCATGATCGTGGCGACCATCGGCATTAATATCGTAGCAAACTTTGTTTCCCCGGCGTTTGATTTTTCCAACTGTTCACCGCAACGCATCAGCTTCCGTACCGGCGGTATGATCGCCGCCGTGGGTTCCGTCCTGCTGACACCATGGAACCTGTTTCAGTCACCGGAACTGATTCACTACACGCTGGATGTACTCGGCGCCTTTATCGGCCCACTGTTTGGCATTCTGCTGGCAGACTTTTACCTGATTAAAGGCGCCAAGATCCATGTGGATGATCTGTTCGACGCTACGCCGACCGGTCGTTATTGGTATCGCAACGGCTTTAATCCCAATGCGGTTCTGGCGCTGATCCCGGCGGTCGCTATCGGTTTGATCATCAGCTTCATCCCGGCCTGGCATGCCGTAGCTAATTTCAGTTGGTTCATCGGCACATTTCTGGGTGCCAGTTGCTATCGTTACCTGGCGCGTCATGAACACGCGGTAAAAACCAGCGCCACCACAATGCGTGGGTTGTTATTGCGCAAGGACTGATATTCAGCGGCACGAATAAAAACCACGGGGGAGTTCCATAAAAAACGACGACTCCCCCGCAATGCTTGCCCATCAAGAAACCAGGATACCCGCGCCAACCACCACGTTCGCCTCCTTCTGGAGGCCCGATATGATAATCACCCTACGCAGGATTAAGTGAAACATTACGACACCACTTTTCAGGTTGAGAATGGACCGGGCAGATTCAGCCTTGTGCCAAACATACCAACTTGATGGTTTGCTGAGCAGCAACCAGTAACGTTGTTTGCTGAAAATGCAGGATCCCCTGTTCAGGGTGGCAGAAGCTGCGTTCCCCACCTTCACGATACAGAACATCCTGATTTTGCCAATGCTCGGCAAACCGCTGGCTTTGCCCCAACAAATCATCCACCAACGCCTGCATTTGGGCATCACCAGGACGACGATTAAAATCGGCACGAAACTCAGCGACCAGTCGCTGCGCCCGTTCCTGCCAGTCGACAATCAGCGATTGTGCAGTTGGGACAAGAAACACATAGCGCAACAGGTTACGCGTCTCCGCCGTTTCATCCAGCCAGCCGATAAATAGCTCGGCAGCAGCAGGATTCCAGGCCCGAGCAGTCCAGGCATGGTCGAGCAGATAAGCGGGGGCGGATACCATGGAGGGTAAATGGAGTAATGCGTCCGATAGCGCCTCTGCGGTTTCCGGTTCAGATTGCCGGTCACGCTTGCCCGCCAGATCAAACAACGAAGCACGTTCGGCCGCATTCAATTGCAAGGCGTCAGCCAACCGGGAAAGCGCCGGAACCGAAGCATCGACATGCCGACCTTGTTCCAGCCAGGTAATCCATGTCACGCCCAGCCCTGCGGCATCGGCAAGCTCTTCCCGCCGCCATCCCGGCGTGCGACGACGCCCGGCCTTGTCTGGTGGTGAAAGCCGCTCACGATGGGCACGAATAAACGCCCCCAGAATACGCCGCGTATCAGAAACCGTCATAGTGCAATTTATACCAGGATAAGTGCTTGCCTTGTTGTCGTTAATCATTCAACTGAGAATCAGGGCTTCTCCAACTCTTCAGGACATCAACGATGAAAACTGAAAGCCATAATGCCATTATTACCCGCCAGTACGCCACACAAGCCACGGCGTATTTAAACAGTACGGTACATGCCCAGGGAGATGATCTGGATCTGATGGCACAACGTCTCGGCCAGCGTCCCGATGCCACCATCCTGGATCTGGGATGCGGCGGCGGACATGTGTCGTTCCGACTGGCACCACGGGTACACCGCGTCGTCGCTTGTGATCTCGCTCAATCCATGTTGGATACCGTTGCACAGGAAGCCGCTAAACGTAATCTGCTCAATATTGTGACCAAACAGGGTGCCGCCGAATCATTATCCTGCCCGTCGGAATCTTTTGATGTGGTTGCTACTCGTTACAGCGCCCACCACTGGCGGCACATTGCGCTCGGCATTGAACAAATGGCGCGCACCCTGAAACCCGGTGGCATGGGTATGTTTATGGATGTCGTCTCCCCCGGCGATTCGTTACTGGATACCTGGTTGCAAAGTATCGAATTGCTGCGCGATCCTTCACATGTACGCAACGCTTCCCTACAGGAGTGGCAGCAATTATTGGCGGCGGCGGGACTAGCGGTACGCGAGGTAAAAACGTTTCGTCTGCGTCTGGAGTTTTCATCCTGGGTGGAACGCATGAAGACGCCCACTGACCATATTGTCGCCATCCGTTCATTACAGCAACGTGCGGGAGCCGAGGTCACTGAATACTTTGAGATTGTCAGTGATGGGAGTTTCACCGTAGACACAGCGCTTATCATTGCAACAAAAGCCTGACCTGACGAGCATCGCTCGATCCCATTGATATTCTTCTCCCCCTTCTAACGCTGTCAGCCCCGCTGGTAGCGTTATCCATTTGCTTCATTTTGGTTCTGGTTCTGCGCTACCTCAGTGCATAAGAACTATGTCTTTACTTTATAAGTCACTAATAAATCATATAAAACAATAAATTAAAAATATGGCACGGCGTTTGTATGAATGGACTCAATCTTGTGTACTAGATGGAATTCATCTTATGACTTTAAGGAATAGCGTTACCGGTTTTACCCTGTGCCAGTGGCAACAGCATTATCAACAACAGCCACTGTCAGTAGCCGATACCCTGTTACAACTACGACATGATCTATCACTGGAAGACAACGCCTGGATCTATCTCGCCAGTGAAACCCAGTTACAGGAGCAGATTGATCAGTTGACGCAGCAGCAAAATGCTTCGGCATTACCACTGTATGGCATCCCGTTTGCGGTAAAAGACAATATTGATGTTGCAGGCTGGCCGACAACCGCTGCCTGCCCGGCTTTTAGCTACAGCGCCAAACAGGATGCTGCCGTTGTCGCCCGCCTAAAAGCGGCCGGCGCTATCGTGATAGGTAAAACCAATCTGGACCAGTTCGCTACCGGATTGGTAGGAACCCGCTCTCCACACGGTGCCGTGCACAACAGCATCAACTCGAAGTATGTCAGCGGAGGTTCCAGCTCCGGTTCCGCGTCAGTCGTGGCCCGTGGTATCGTTCCGTTTTCACTGGGCACCGATACCGCAGGTTCAGGCCGGGTTCCTGCCGGATTTAACAATATCGTTGGTCTGAAACCCACCAAAGGCTGGCTATCCACCCACGGCGTAGTGCCAGCCTGCCGTCTCAACGACTGCGTGTCGGTATTCGCATTGACGGTTGCCGATGCCAAAATGGTGGCAGAGCTGGCCGCTGGCTATGATACGCAGGATGCCTACTCCCGCCCGCACCCAAACACCACCCCGGCCGCCTTTTCACCCCAGTTGCGTTTTGCCATACCGAAAGTGTTGGAGTTTTGTGGCGACACACTGGCAGAACAGGCATTCCGACATACGCTAACCCAACTGCACGCTATGGGGGCAACACTGGAGCCCATCGATTTTTCTATTTTTAATCAATTAGCTCGTCAACTGTATGAAGGGCCATGGGTGGCGGAGCGGACGGTTGCCGTGGGATCACTGCTCACGGATAACCCACAGGCGCTGGATCCGGTGGTCCGCGGTATTATCGAAAATGGCATGGATTACAGCGCCTGTGATGTCTTCAATGCGGAGTATCTGCGGGCAGAACTGGCACGCCAGATCAACGATGTTTTGGCGCCGTTCGACGCACTGGTGGTTCCGACCACCCCAACCATCCGCACTATTGACGAAATGGCACAGGAACCGGTGCAATATAACGCCCAGTTTGGTCTCTACACCAACTTTACCAATCTGGCGGATTTGTGTGCGCTGGCGCTACCTGCCGCCTTCCGGGCCGATGGGTTGCCCGCCGGAATCACGCTGATTGCCCCGGCCTGGCACGATGCGGCGCTGTCCGCTTTCGGTCAACATTGGCAAGCGATGAACCCGCTGCCGTTAGGCGCCACCGGAATAACATTCAGTCCCCACTCACCCGTCGCCACCCCATCATCCCGCCATGTGCGCATCGCCGTAGTGGGTGCGCATCTCACCGGTATGCCGCTGAATTTCCAGTTACTGACCCGCCAAGCCGTGTTGGTGGAACAGACCACCACCAGCGACGATTACCGCTTATATGCATTGGCGAATACCCAGCCACCGAAACCCGGATTGGTAAAACCACCGCTGGTCGCCCGATTGTGGTTGAACTGTGGGACATCCCATTGGCGCGTTTTGGCGAGTTTGTGGCCGAGATCCCGGCACCACTCGGTATTGGCACGCTGACACTGGCGGATGATCGGCAGGTGAAAGGGTTTATCTGTGAACCCGCCGCGTTGAACGATGCACGGGATATTACCGAGTTTGGTGGCTGGCGCGCTTATCTCGCCAGTTTAGCCCAATCATAAGGCGTCTTTTACCAAGGTTTACCACCAGATCAATTGTCAACTGTGGTGAAATATCTGCCAGGTAATAAAGGAACCAGACGATGCAATTTTCCCCTTTTGGCGCGGATAAAACCCGCCAAAAAAGCAGACCAACAGTGCTGGCGGAGCAAATCTACCAGCAACTGAAGCAGGATATTTTTGATTTTCGACTGTTACCTGGCGATCGCTTCACAGAAAGCGAACTGGCGCAGCGAATGTCCGTCAGCCGCACACCGGTACGTCAGGCGTTGTTCCGGCTGGAAACCGAAGGCTACGTGGATGTCTATTTTCGCAGTGGCTGGCAGGTTCGTCCGTTTGATTTTGCCTATTTTGAAGATTTGTACGACCTTCGCACCGTGCTGGAACGGGAAGCGATACGCCGTCTGTGTGAGCTGCCCTCTGGCCTCTGCGCTAAAAAACTCCGGTTTCTGAAGCAGTTCTGGATCGACGAACCGCCGCTTACTGATAGTGATGCCGTTTCCAGCCATGATGAAGAGTTTCACATGGTGTTGGTCGCCACCACCGGGAACCACGAAATGGCGCGGGTACACCGGGATGTGACGGAAAAAATCCGTATTATCCGTCGTCTGGACTTTACCAAGCAGGCACGTATCGTCGCCACCTATCAGGAACACTCCGCCATCCTGCTGGCCATTTTTCAGCAGCACACCGTCGACGCTCAACACATTCTCAGCAAACATATTGCCAGCAGCAAGGCTGAAGTTCGCAATATCACGCTACACCTTTTACAACAGGCGAGACGCCAGACACCGTCCACAGTACCGAACGGAGACGCTGATTAACCCACTAACCACATTATGTTCATCTATATTGTCACTGCGCATTGAGGGGGCACCTGCCGCGTCGTTTAATCAAAGCATTTGCTCTACACGCCTGATCGAGATTGGATTCCGTCAGAACGCCAAAACTGCGGGTACCACCAATATTGGGATAACGCATTCCTTATTCTGGCACCATGGCCACTTCAGTAATACCACTCAATAATGTGGCATTGATAACCATTGATAAAATGAGTACCGGACAAAATGATGACACTCATATCTAGTGTGCCCATGGGATGATATGGAGTATGGAATAGGGTTGATCTTTAGCATTCAAAACCGGTGAAACGGGTAAATATTCCTGTTGAATTATGTGAATTACTTCTCGAATTTATAAGCATTTATCTTTGCAACAAAGAGCAGTATCAAAGCGCTTTATTCCCATCGATATCCCCCAGAAAATCAGGCAATATCCGCGCTGTATCATCGCCGATTACCCTGCCTATATTCCAGAGAGAATCATTTCATGGCATTGCAATATACCCACCCGTAACAATTTAATTACTCTTCCTGATATGCAGATTATTCCCCCGAAAAACCATTGATCAGCAAGTTTATTAACAATTCTTTTCATTGCCAAAATACGTACTTCAAACACCCTATTTCACCACAAAAATACCCTCCTGATAATCGCTATTGACTCGTTACAATGATAAAAGGTTAACCATATGAAAAATAATCATTTTAAATATAAAAAACCGACAGTATCAGGGCAAAATAATTTCAAGAGGCCTCCGCGAATTTATCCTATACTAATAGCATGGGATTTTTTTGTCTGTCAGTAGCGCGAGGCAGACAAAGGTTGCCTCAGATTCATATTATGGTAGGGTATAGGGCGCTTTAATTTATTATCAGGACAATGCTATAGGACAATAAATCACTATAGGAAAGAATCAATTACATGGCAATTAAACTCGAAGTAAAGAATCTCTACAAAATATTTGGCGTTCATACTGAACGTGCATTCAAACTAATTGATAAGGATTTAGATAAAGATCAGATTTTTGAAAAAACAGGCCTGACGGTCGGCGTCAAAAATGTTAATCTGGCCATTGAAGAAGGCGAGATATTTGTCATCATGGGCTTATCCGGCTCCGGAAAATCCACCTTGGTACGCCTTCTCAATCGTCTGATAGAACCGACTCGCGGCCAGGTATTAATTGACGGTGAAGACATTGCCAAAATATCGGATACCGCCTTACGCGAAGTCCGCCGTAAAAAAATCAGTATGGTGTTTCAGTCATTTGCACTGATGCCTCACCTGGATATTCTGAATAACACCGCATTTGGTATGGAACTGGCAGGTATACCCAAGCCAGAGCGAGAGCAAAAAGCGATCAGCGCGTTACAGCAGGTAGGGTTGGAGGCCAATGCCGCGTCCTATCCGGATGAGCTGTCTGGCGGTATGCGGCAGCGCGTTGGCCTGGCCCGTGCGTTAGCTAATGATCCAGATATTCTGCTAATGGATGAGGCCTTCTCCGCACTTGACCCGTTGATTCGTACCGAAATGCAAGATGAACTGATTAAACTGCAATCCCGTCAGCAACGAACCATTGTGTTTATTTCACACGATCTGGATGAAGCCATGCGTATTGGTGATCGTATTGCCATCATGCATAGCGGTGAAGTCATTCAGGTCGGCACCCCGGATGAAATCCTCAACAATCCGGCCAACAACTACGTACGTAGTTTTTTCCGTGGTGTGGATATCAGCCACGTGTTCAGCGCCAAAGATATTGCTCGCCGCCGACCAGTGGCTATTATCCGCAAAACCCCCGGTGTCGGGCCGCGCTCAGCACTACAAATCCTGCAAGAAGAGGATCGCGACTATGGCTACGTGCTGGAACGGGGTCAGAAATTCATCGGTATCGTCTCTATTGAGTCACTGAAAAAAGCGCTCAAAGAGCAACAGCCACTGGAACAGGCACTGCTCTCTGTTCCCGCTCCCGTTGCCGCTGATATGTCACTCAACGATTTAATCTCACAGGTCGCTCAATCTCCCTGTGCCGTGCCAGTCATTGGCGAAAATAATGAGTACATCGGCATCATATCCAAAGGGATGTTGCTGCAGGCACTGGATAAGGAGACCGCTCTGAATGACTGATTCAACAACCAATCCCTGGGGAGACACCACCACTGGTCTGGACGTGTCCTCTCAAGTCACTACACCACCACAAACCGACCCTTGGGCAACCGCGCAGAGCGTATCGACACCGCATGCCGGTAATGCCTGGAACACTACACCACCCGCAGGTACAACCGACGGCAGCACCAACTGGCTTGACAGTGTGCCTCATGCGCCAACGGAGCATTTCAGCCTGCTTCATCCCTTCAAACATACCCTGATTCCACTGGATCACTGGGTAACGACAGGGATTGACTGGCTGGTGCTGCATTTTCGCCCCCTGTTTCAGGGTATCCGAGTACCTGTAGACTTCATTTTAAGTGGATTTCAGCATTTATTGCTGGGCATGCCTGCTCCAGTGGCTATCATTCTGTTTTCCCTGATAGCCTGGCAAATATCAAGCTTCGGTATGGGATTAGCCACTTTTATATCACTGATTGTGATCGGCGCCATTGGAGCCTGGTCCCAGGCAATGGTGACGTTGGCATTGGTACTTACCGCGCTGTTCTTTTGCATACTTATCGGCTTGCCGATGGGTATTTGGCTGGCCCGTAGTGAGAGGGCCGCGAAAATTATTCGTCCATTGCTGGACGCTATGCAGACTACACCAGCCTTCGTCTATCTGGTTCCGATCGTCATGCTATTTGGTATCGGTAATGTGCCAGGCGTCGTGGTCACCATTATTTTTGCCTTACCCCCCATAATTCGTCTGACCATCCTGGGTATTCGTCAGGTTCCGGCGGACCTGGTGGAAGCAGCTGAATCTTTCGGCGCCAGTCCGAGCCAGATGCTGTTTAAAGTCCAGTTGCCGCTCGCTATGCCGACCATCATGGCCGGTGTCAACCAAACTCTGATGCTGGCACTGTCAATGGTGGTGATCGCATCCATGATTGCGGTTGGCGGGTTGGGACAAATGGTGCTGCGCGGCATTGGTCGCCTTGATATGGGACTGGCCGCCATCGGCGGTGTGGGTATTGTCATTCTGGCTATTATTCTTGACCGTTTGACTCAGTCACTGGGACGAGACCAACGCAGTCGAGGGAATCAGCGCTGGTATGTCAAAGGCCCGCTAGGTCTATTCCTTCGTCCTTTCATCAAATCCTGATTGGTTAGCCATGGCCGCACCATCAGCCATACGTGAATCTCAATACTCGCTGTTCAAGGGCGCACGCAGCGCCCCATCACATCACCACGAGGAAGCATTATGCGCAAAACAAGCATGGTTATTCTTGCCCTGAGTGCCGTACTCAGTACTTCATCAATGGCCGCAAAACTACCGGGCAACGGTATTAAGGTTCAGCCCCTGCAAAGCAGCCTGGCTGAAGAAACGTTCCAAACTCTGCTGGTTAACAAGGCTCTGGATAAACTGGGATACGACGTGCTGCCTATCCGTGAAGTGGATTACAACGTCGCTTACACGGCCATAGCGGCCGGAGATGCCACTTTCATGGCTGTTAACTGGGACCCGCTGCACGCCGACCAGTACAAGGCCGCCGGTGGTGACGCCAAATTTTACCGCCAGGGTGCCTATATCTCGGGCGCTGCCCAGGGGTATCTGATCGATAAAAAAACCGCGGATAAATACAAGATAACCAACATCGCCCAACTGAAAGATCCCAAGATAGCCAAACTGTTTGACTCCAACGGTGACGGCAAAGCCGACCTGACAGGCTGTAATCCTGGCTGGGGATGTGAAGCCATGATCAATCATCAACTGAAGGCATATCATCTTAACCAGACCGTTGAACATAATCAGGGTAACTATGCGGCCCTGATCGCCGATACCATCGCTCGTTATCACGAAGGCAAGCCTATTCTCTATTACACCTGGACGCCTTACTGGGTGAGCGATGTTTTGGTTCCAGGACGTGATGTCGTCTGGTTACAGGTACCGTTCTCTTCTCAGCCAGGTGAAATGA contains the following coding sequences:
- a CDS encoding aspartate/glutamate racemase family protein — protein: MNACVIQVINPNTSLAMTETIGAAARRVAAMGTEIIAVCPSQGAPSIEGHFDEAIAAIGVLEQIKQGKAQGVDGHVIACFGDPGLLAARELASAPVIGIAEAAMHMATLVATRFSIVTTLPRTLIIARHLLQRYGFEHHCAALHAIDLPVLALEDGQGLAQQRVRELCIQSMHQDGSGAIVLGCGGMADLAVELTQELGMPVIDGVSAAIKLLESLAALGLTTSKRGDLDYPLAKPLTGIFSQLQ
- a CDS encoding NCS1 family nucleobase:cation symporter-1 encodes the protein MPENNTLANDAQAHYSPRLCNEDLAPTRVQSWSWYNIFSFWMSDVHSMGGYVVAASFFTLGLASWQVLLCLLIGICIVQLCANLVAKPSQMSGVPYAVVCRQAFGVFGANIPAVIRGLIAFAWYGIQTYLAANALMLVLLKFYPTLTPLTQNHWLGLSALGWICFGIMWFLQAMVFWHGMSAIKRFIDVAGPAVYIVMLSLAGWIIYKTGLENISFTLASKTLTTGEQTWQMITATALVVSYFSGPLLNFGDFARYGKNMQEIRRGNRWGLPFNFLLFSIVTVVIVSGTQSLFGQMITDPIETVSRVGSSVAVALGLLTMIVATIGINIVANFVSPAFDFSNCSPQRISFRTGGMIAAVGSVLLTPWNLFQSPELIHYTLDVLGAFIGPLFGILLADFYLIKGAKIHVDDLFDATPTGRYWYRNGFNPNAVLALIPAVAIGLIISFIPAWHAVANFSWFIGTFLGASCYRYLARHEHAVKTSATTMRGLLLRKD
- a CDS encoding helix-turn-helix transcriptional regulator, coding for MTVSDTRRILGAFIRAHRERLSPPDKAGRRRTPGWRREELADAAGLGVTWITWLEQGRHVDASVPALSRLADALQLNAAERASLFDLAGKRDRQSEPETAEALSDALLHLPSMVSAPAYLLDHAWTARAWNPAAAELFIGWLDETAETRNLLRYVFLVPTAQSLIVDWQERAQRLVAEFRADFNRRPGDAQMQALVDDLLGQSQRFAEHWQNQDVLYREGGERSFCHPEQGILHFQQTTLLVAAQQTIKLVCLAQG
- the proV gene encoding glycine betaine/L-proline ABC transporter ATP-binding protein ProV, yielding MAIKLEVKNLYKIFGVHTERAFKLIDKDLDKDQIFEKTGLTVGVKNVNLAIEEGEIFVIMGLSGSGKSTLVRLLNRLIEPTRGQVLIDGEDIAKISDTALREVRRKKISMVFQSFALMPHLDILNNTAFGMELAGIPKPEREQKAISALQQVGLEANAASYPDELSGGMRQRVGLARALANDPDILLMDEAFSALDPLIRTEMQDELIKLQSRQQRTIVFISHDLDEAMRIGDRIAIMHSGEVIQVGTPDEILNNPANNYVRSFFRGVDISHVFSAKDIARRRPVAIIRKTPGVGPRSALQILQEEDRDYGYVLERGQKFIGIVSIESLKKALKEQQPLEQALLSVPAPVAADMSLNDLISQVAQSPCAVPVIGENNEYIGIISKGMLLQALDKETALND
- a CDS encoding GntR family transcriptional regulator, with the translated sequence MNQTYGLERDTFFQQKDDVIYHALLNAIVEHQLLPGTKLPEEALADVFDVSRTGIRKVLQRLATVQMITLTPKRGAQVATPTVDEAREIFQTRSLLECSNLPQVVAHCQPTHRVALEKLVQSEQQAHQAQNGPEAIRLSAAFHIQLQAVSGNTVLTGLVSQLTLRSSLVIAAYGAPWQQGCRCHDHHTLLDLLRQGDVPALSVEMQQHFSDIVASLRFDQDSENVPDFARLFGNVGEKKA
- the puuE gene encoding allantoinase PuuE; this translates as MKTSPTWMTEGFDDHYPRDLIGYAGKPPHANWPGQARIAVQFVLNYEEGAENNVLHGDAGSEQFLSDIIGAASYPARHMSMDSLYEYGPRAGFWRIHQEFQRRGLPLTIFGVAMALVRNPAVVEAITSAGYDVVSHGWRWIHYQDMDIDIERQHMRQAVEVLTALFGQPPLGWYTGRDSPNTRQLVVEQGGFLYDSDYYGDDLPFWMPVTRADGETLPHLIVPYTLETNDMRFASPQGFNSGDQFFTYLKDSFDVLYAEGEEAPKMLSIGMHCRLLGRPGRFRALQRFLDYIQQHDRVWICRRQDIAEHWRDQHPYQG
- a CDS encoding class I SAM-dependent methyltransferase; this translates as MKTESHNAIITRQYATQATAYLNSTVHAQGDDLDLMAQRLGQRPDATILDLGCGGGHVSFRLAPRVHRVVACDLAQSMLDTVAQEAAKRNLLNIVTKQGAAESLSCPSESFDVVATRYSAHHWRHIALGIEQMARTLKPGGMGMFMDVVSPGDSLLDTWLQSIELLRDPSHVRNASLQEWQQLLAAAGLAVREVKTFRLRLEFSSWVERMKTPTDHIVAIRSLQQRAGAEVTEYFEIVSDGSFTVDTALIIATKA
- a CDS encoding GntR family transcriptional regulator, translating into MQFSPFGADKTRQKSRPTVLAEQIYQQLKQDIFDFRLLPGDRFTESELAQRMSVSRTPVRQALFRLETEGYVDVYFRSGWQVRPFDFAYFEDLYDLRTVLEREAIRRLCELPSGLCAKKLRFLKQFWIDEPPLTDSDAVSSHDEEFHMVLVATTGNHEMARVHRDVTEKIRIIRRLDFTKQARIVATYQEHSAILLAIFQQHTVDAQHILSKHIASSKAEVRNITLHLLQQARRQTPSTVPNGDAD